The following are encoded together in the Sulfoacidibacillus ferrooxidans genome:
- a CDS encoding helix-turn-helix domain-containing protein translates to MSVGERVRTLRKLKGMSQAELAGDLFNRSYISMIESGATIPPVETLQLLATKLEVNLDDLLDPPASPKASREPYHKLLQAKRCKSIPLALESWQKSIEYSLSNVAVDAAMYISQQEGYTEQIHNILFTTYSLLSRIPIAENQAWFDFMFQLGNSYFNQKSFTEAKQIYESIIQTNPPQQVERRARINLASALIRLTLYEIAIMNYEQTIELLKLESDNASEQLLGMCYHGLGSCQLLLRQLDLAYNSTQRAQEKYARVDQDRWHAANQNLGLILVEQKRYNHAKQKLLFSKSYYVQKGLFAKAANVVDDLVKIAILENDLELATTYNTEGLSYLEEHTYDPVLMVRLLLHKCQILKLQQNDSYRDLYTAVKALARAIQFDLRDNALETDQEGLEA, encoded by the coding sequence ATGTCGGTTGGGGAGCGTGTTCGAACCCTCAGAAAACTAAAAGGGATGAGCCAAGCAGAGTTAGCAGGAGATTTATTTAACCGCTCCTACATTAGCATGATTGAATCTGGGGCGACGATCCCACCTGTAGAGACACTGCAGTTACTAGCGACAAAACTAGAAGTTAACTTAGACGACCTGCTCGATCCACCTGCTTCACCTAAGGCATCAAGGGAGCCGTATCATAAGCTACTGCAAGCAAAGCGCTGCAAGTCCATTCCTTTAGCCTTGGAGTCCTGGCAAAAGTCTATTGAATATTCACTTAGCAATGTAGCTGTCGATGCGGCGATGTATATTTCTCAACAAGAAGGCTACACGGAACAAATTCACAACATTCTCTTTACCACATACAGTTTGTTAAGTCGGATTCCTATCGCAGAGAACCAAGCGTGGTTCGACTTTATGTTTCAACTAGGGAACTCGTACTTCAACCAAAAGTCGTTTACGGAAGCAAAGCAGATCTACGAATCTATTATTCAAACCAATCCGCCACAGCAGGTCGAGCGTCGCGCAAGAATTAACTTAGCGTCAGCACTTATACGTTTGACTTTATATGAAATAGCAATTATGAATTACGAACAAACAATTGAATTATTAAAATTAGAATCAGATAACGCTTCAGAACAATTATTAGGAATGTGTTATCACGGACTTGGAAGTTGCCAACTTTTACTCCGCCAATTAGATTTAGCATATAACTCCACCCAACGTGCCCAAGAAAAATACGCACGAGTCGATCAAGATCGGTGGCATGCAGCAAACCAAAACCTTGGTCTAATTTTAGTAGAACAAAAGCGCTATAACCACGCTAAACAGAAGTTGTTGTTTAGTAAGAGCTACTATGTACAAAAAGGGTTGTTTGCCAAAGCGGCTAATGTCGTAGATGATCTAGTGAAAATTGCCATACTGGAAAACGACCTGGAACTCGCAACAACATACAATACAGAGGGACTATCGTATCTAGAAGAGCACACCTATGATCCCGTTCTCATGGTTCGCCTGCTCCTCCATAAGTGTCAGATCCTTAAACTACAACAAAATGACTCCTATCGCGATCTCTACACTGCAGTTAAAGCGCTGGCACGTGCCATACAGTTTGATCTACGAGACAATGCACTAGAAACAGATCAGGAAGGACTGGAAGCGTAA
- the odhB gene encoding 2-oxoglutarate dehydrogenase complex dihydrolipoyllysine-residue succinyltransferase, whose amino-acid sequence MSKLVVPELGESIVEATVGRWLKAVGDQVGEGEAVAELETDKVNMEVIAEEAGVLETIVKGEGQTVTVGEVIGTVGSGSGTATVVSATAPAVSQESRTPDQALAPTPAAGTIEKAHSDDAAGLGHVTNSLLGRTTPSIRKMAREYGVDVNRVKESGGVAAAKESEQAPKSASSSQSTVTHTGQATQSKQGTGISSAVGERAEERVKMSRRRLTIARRLVEVQHTAAMLTTFNEVDMTAILALRTRRKDRFKEQFGVGLGFMSFFTKAVVGALKAFPRLNAEISGEDMILKHYYDIGVAVSAEGGLVVPVVRNADRLSFAEIEREIAALAAKARSQTLGLSDLQGGTFTITNGGVFGSLFSTPILNAPQVGILGMHGILQRPVAINGQVEIRPMMYLALSYDHRIVDGSEAVQFLVKVKQLVEDPESLLLEG is encoded by the coding sequence ATGAGTAAACTTGTGGTGCCGGAGCTTGGAGAGTCGATTGTTGAGGCTACAGTTGGACGTTGGTTAAAGGCTGTTGGGGATCAAGTGGGAGAAGGGGAGGCCGTTGCTGAACTAGAAACCGACAAGGTAAATATGGAGGTCATTGCAGAAGAAGCAGGCGTTCTTGAAACGATCGTTAAAGGCGAGGGACAGACTGTGACGGTCGGTGAGGTGATTGGAACAGTTGGATCAGGAAGTGGTACGGCAACTGTCGTATCTGCAACAGCTCCTGCCGTTTCACAGGAGAGTCGTACACCTGATCAGGCACTGGCTCCGACACCTGCTGCAGGGACAATAGAAAAGGCTCATTCTGATGATGCAGCAGGACTTGGACATGTAACGAATTCTCTTCTGGGTCGTACGACGCCGTCAATTCGCAAAATGGCACGCGAATATGGCGTTGATGTCAATCGCGTGAAGGAGTCTGGTGGAGTAGCGGCGGCCAAAGAGTCTGAACAGGCACCCAAATCGGCAAGTAGTTCGCAAAGCACAGTGACACACACAGGGCAAGCTACCCAATCAAAGCAGGGAACAGGTATATCTTCTGCTGTAGGAGAACGCGCTGAAGAACGTGTGAAAATGTCGCGTAGACGGTTGACGATTGCACGGAGATTAGTTGAAGTACAGCATACAGCAGCGATGTTAACTACTTTTAATGAAGTGGATATGACGGCGATATTGGCTTTACGCACGCGTCGCAAGGATCGCTTTAAGGAACAATTTGGTGTGGGTCTTGGTTTTATGTCCTTTTTTACTAAAGCGGTGGTTGGCGCGTTAAAAGCGTTCCCGCGTTTAAATGCAGAAATCTCTGGGGAAGATATGATCCTCAAACACTACTATGATATTGGCGTGGCAGTGAGTGCTGAGGGTGGATTGGTCGTTCCTGTGGTGCGCAATGCAGATCGGTTGTCGTTTGCGGAGATCGAACGTGAAATAGCGGCACTAGCTGCTAAAGCGCGTAGCCAAACACTCGGGTTAAGTGACTTGCAGGGTGGAACGTTTACTATTACGAATGGTGGTGTTTTTGGATCTTTATTCTCAACGCCTATTTTAAATGCGCCACAAGTAGGTATTCTGGGTATGCATGGCATTTTGCAACGTCCGGTAGCAATTAATGGACAAGTGGAAATCCGTCCGATGATGTATCTTGCTCTTTCGTATGATCATCGGATCGTTGATGGAAGCGAAGCGGTGCAGTTCCTCGTTAAGGTGAAGCAACTTGTAGAAGATCCAGAATCCCTACTATTAGAGGGCTAA
- a CDS encoding 2-oxoglutarate dehydrogenase E1 component codes for MNPRTARDRADVWATFSGPNLGYMMEKYEQYCLDPHAVDEETRNIFDTYGPPPSEGTTDEEVTTVKFEQSTSDVDKLAAAWHFTRNLREYGHLQARVNPLQEGDVSVPLLNPASYGLTKQDLDSMQAKWILGKDIPQIRTASDAISYLCTCYTGAIAYEFMHVYNQDEREWLTNQVESNELLEGLSVEQERALLEELIAVEEFEKFLHRTFVGQKRFSIEGVDLLVPMLNHLIRLSTVQGATSVMMGMAHRGRLNVLAHVLGKKYELIFSEFHAAPNKQLVPSEGSMGINYGWTGDVKYHLGAKQTVAGNGVAQARLVLANNPSHLEFVDPVIEGFSRAAQEQCGAKGFPVQDVDLSIPILVHGDAAFSGEGVVAETLNLSELAGYHVGGTIHIITNNQLGFTAEPEEGRSTRYASDLAKGYEIPIVHVNGDDPEACMAAVQLAWRYRKQFHKDFLIDLVGYRKWGHNETDDPTTTQPILYDIIAKHQSARVQYETKLLEKGIVTKGDIEALTKSIQEKLHVAHQQTTMENGLQSAHKEALKVPIFREDTSVALHELHQINEELLTFPDDFAVQPKLQRILMRRKTVFDEQGTVDWAHAEALAFATILADGTDIRMTGQDSERGTFGQRHLMLHDIHTGAKYSPLHGISQAKSSFSIYNSPLSEASVIGYEYGYSIESPHSMVIWEAQFGDFVNAGQVLIDQFVAPGFAKWGQRSSLVMLLPHGYEGQGPEHSSARLERFLQLSAQYNWRVVYPTSASQYFHLLRQQAMSEEDQKMPLIVMTPKGLLRNPRTASAVQFFTDGHFYPVLQEPLTEMHSESVERVILCSGKVAVDLSALLAEQEHIERVAVLRIEQLYPFPYEDVQAAFSRYPHLKEVVWLQEEPQNMGAWTFVQDKLRSVMDQFRVNGAVPNQQLTLTYVGRNEQASPAEGIAGDHQMTQSRILSTAIHQEIVVNE; via the coding sequence ATGAATCCCAGAACAGCGAGAGATCGCGCAGATGTTTGGGCTACATTTTCTGGCCCTAATTTAGGGTACATGATGGAGAAGTATGAACAATATTGCTTGGATCCACATGCAGTTGATGAAGAAACAAGGAATATATTTGATACGTATGGTCCACCTCCATCAGAGGGGACGACCGATGAGGAAGTCACTACAGTCAAGTTCGAACAAAGTACAAGTGATGTGGACAAGCTAGCGGCTGCGTGGCACTTCACTCGGAATCTGCGGGAGTATGGACATTTGCAAGCGCGAGTGAATCCTTTGCAAGAGGGGGATGTGAGTGTTCCTTTACTTAACCCAGCAAGCTATGGATTAACTAAACAGGATTTAGATAGTATGCAGGCAAAGTGGATCTTAGGTAAAGATATACCGCAGATTCGGACAGCCAGTGATGCTATATCATATTTATGTACTTGTTATACAGGTGCGATCGCATATGAATTTATGCATGTGTACAATCAGGATGAACGCGAGTGGCTAACTAATCAGGTGGAGTCTAACGAATTGCTCGAGGGCTTGAGCGTTGAACAAGAGCGAGCATTATTGGAAGAGCTGATTGCCGTTGAGGAGTTTGAAAAGTTTTTGCATCGCACATTTGTGGGTCAAAAACGATTCTCCATTGAAGGGGTCGATTTACTCGTACCCATGCTCAATCACCTCATCCGTCTGTCCACCGTACAGGGAGCAACAAGTGTGATGATGGGCATGGCCCATCGTGGGAGGCTAAATGTTCTCGCACATGTATTAGGTAAAAAGTACGAGCTTATTTTTTCGGAATTCCACGCGGCTCCAAATAAACAGTTAGTTCCTTCCGAAGGTTCTATGGGGATCAACTACGGTTGGACAGGTGATGTGAAATATCATTTAGGAGCAAAACAAACAGTCGCTGGCAACGGGGTTGCGCAAGCGCGATTGGTTCTAGCTAATAATCCTAGTCATTTGGAGTTTGTGGATCCGGTTATCGAAGGATTTTCTCGTGCAGCGCAAGAACAATGTGGCGCAAAGGGATTTCCTGTACAAGATGTTGATTTGTCGATCCCCATTCTTGTTCATGGAGATGCAGCATTTTCTGGTGAGGGTGTAGTAGCTGAAACGCTCAATCTGTCTGAATTAGCGGGTTATCATGTAGGTGGCACGATTCATATTATCACCAATAACCAACTGGGATTCACGGCGGAACCAGAAGAGGGACGATCGACTCGTTATGCCAGTGACCTCGCTAAAGGATATGAAATTCCAATTGTGCACGTCAATGGCGATGATCCGGAAGCGTGTATGGCTGCAGTGCAACTTGCTTGGCGCTACCGCAAGCAATTTCATAAAGACTTTTTGATTGATTTAGTCGGCTATCGTAAATGGGGACATAACGAGACAGATGATCCCACTACGACACAGCCGATATTATATGATATCATCGCTAAACATCAAAGTGCACGGGTGCAATATGAAACCAAACTGTTAGAAAAAGGTATTGTAACTAAAGGTGACATCGAAGCACTCACAAAGTCAATACAAGAAAAACTGCATGTAGCTCATCAGCAAACGACGATGGAGAACGGATTACAATCAGCTCATAAAGAGGCATTAAAGGTGCCGATCTTTAGGGAAGACACTTCGGTTGCCCTTCATGAACTGCATCAAATAAACGAAGAGCTGCTCACCTTCCCGGATGATTTTGCAGTGCAACCTAAATTGCAAAGGATTCTTATGAGGCGCAAAACAGTGTTTGATGAACAGGGAACTGTGGATTGGGCGCATGCAGAAGCGCTTGCCTTTGCTACGATTCTTGCAGATGGAACGGATATCCGTATGACAGGACAGGATAGTGAACGCGGTACGTTTGGGCAACGACACTTGATGTTGCACGATATACACACGGGTGCAAAGTATTCACCATTGCACGGAATTTCACAGGCTAAATCATCCTTTTCGATCTATAACAGCCCCTTATCTGAGGCTTCGGTGATCGGATATGAATACGGTTATAGTATCGAATCGCCTCATTCTATGGTTATTTGGGAAGCTCAGTTTGGTGATTTTGTCAATGCGGGGCAGGTGTTAATCGATCAATTTGTTGCACCTGGTTTTGCGAAGTGGGGGCAACGATCTTCACTAGTGATGTTGTTGCCACATGGTTATGAAGGACAGGGTCCAGAACATTCAAGTGCGCGACTTGAGCGTTTCTTACAATTGTCAGCGCAGTATAACTGGCGTGTCGTATACCCGACGAGCGCATCACAATATTTCCATTTATTGAGACAGCAGGCGATGAGTGAAGAAGATCAAAAGATGCCGTTGATTGTCATGACACCTAAAGGCTTGTTGCGCAATCCTCGCACTGCGTCGGCTGTGCAATTTTTCACTGATGGTCATTTTTATCCTGTGTTACAGGAGCCGTTGACCGAGATGCACAGTGAGTCAGTGGAACGTGTGATTTTGTGTTCTGGGAAAGTTGCTGTTGATTTATCGGCACTTTTGGCAGAACAAGAACATATAGAGCGGGTCGCAGTTCTTCGCATAGAGCAACTCTACCCATTTCCATATGAGGATGTACAAGCAGCTTTCTCTCGTTATCCCCATCTAAAGGAAGTAGTTTGGTTGCAAGAAGAACCACAAAACATGGGTGCTTGGACGTTTGTGCAAGACAAATTGCGCAGTGTTATGGATCAGTTCAGAGTGAATGGGGCTGTCCCCAATCAGCAACTAACGCTTACTTATGTCGGACGTAATGAGCAGGCAAGCCCTGCAGAGGGAATTGCGGGAGATCATCAAATGACACAATCACGGATACTCTCGACTGCGATTCATCAGGAGATTGTTGTGAACGAATAA
- a CDS encoding universal stress protein, with translation MQTILWATDGSRLAEKSGEIAKQCLEAFPTSRLIALYVEQPTYEGSITLPITDGEKQVISDIQAHIAKELSHFGARVQFISLVGVPADTICHTAEKKQADVILIGSHAHNTLERIFVGSVSTAVLHHAKCPVMVIR, from the coding sequence ATGCAAACTATCTTATGGGCAACAGATGGATCACGTTTAGCTGAAAAATCAGGAGAAATTGCAAAACAATGTTTAGAGGCATTCCCAACGTCTCGACTCATCGCACTATATGTCGAACAACCCACTTATGAAGGTAGCATCACACTTCCCATCACAGATGGAGAAAAGCAAGTCATTTCAGATATACAAGCACATATTGCTAAGGAATTATCTCATTTTGGTGCGCGCGTCCAATTCATTTCATTAGTGGGTGTTCCAGCAGACACGATCTGCCATACAGCAGAAAAGAAACAAGCTGACGTTATTTTAATCGGCAGCCATGCACACAACACACTAGAAAGAATCTTTGTCGGAAGTGTGAGCACTGCAGTATTACATCACGCAAAATGCCCCGTCATGGTGATTCGTTAA
- the mctP gene encoding monocarboxylate uptake permease MctP encodes MVNWSALSVFIIFFVLVTVIGFLAARFRRGNLSSIDEWGLGGRQFGTLITWFLLGGDLYTAYTFIAIPALMYTSGATGFFAVPYTIIIYPFVFVVMPRLWSVSKKHGFVTASDFVRGRFDSSLLALAIAVTGILATMPYIALQLVGMKTVIEAMGVNGELPLILALVILAAYSFLSGIRAPAMIAIVKDIMIYITIIAAVIIIPERLGGFAHIFHVADAVLKTRKPVPGALVIGPKAYSAYATLALGSALALFLYPHSVTGILSSKGRGVIKRNAAFLPAYSFILGFIALLGIMAIAAGVHTKNPNMSVPLLLLKEFPGWFAGFAFSAIAIGALVPASIMSIAAGNLFTRNIFREYISPNTSTSTEAMVAKVVTLVVQLGALLFIVALPATLAINFQLLGGIWILQTLPALIFSLYTRWFHRYALLLGWLSGMAVGTWMAIAQNFKSSVYALHFGHTVIPGYAAVWALIANVIVLVVFSLLFHALRVHNGNDMTKAEDYEEEHSDSVLA; translated from the coding sequence ATGGTTAACTGGTCAGCTTTGTCAGTGTTTATCATTTTTTTTGTGCTGGTAACTGTTATTGGCTTTCTAGCAGCTCGCTTTAGGCGCGGTAATCTCAGTTCTATTGATGAGTGGGGTCTAGGAGGAAGACAGTTTGGAACACTGATTACTTGGTTTTTATTGGGCGGAGATTTGTACACTGCTTATACGTTTATTGCGATTCCAGCACTTATGTATACGTCAGGGGCTACAGGATTTTTTGCAGTACCCTATACCATTATCATTTATCCTTTTGTTTTTGTCGTAATGCCTCGATTGTGGTCAGTATCGAAAAAACACGGATTTGTGACGGCTTCTGATTTTGTTCGTGGGAGATTCGATAGTAGCTTATTGGCTCTTGCTATTGCTGTTACGGGTATATTGGCAACGATGCCGTACATCGCCTTACAACTAGTTGGGATGAAAACGGTCATTGAGGCGATGGGTGTAAACGGAGAATTGCCACTCATTCTAGCGCTCGTCATCTTAGCGGCATACTCGTTTTTAAGTGGGATTCGAGCACCGGCGATGATTGCCATTGTAAAAGATATCATGATCTATATTACGATTATTGCAGCAGTGATTATTATTCCTGAAAGACTGGGTGGATTTGCACATATTTTTCACGTTGCAGATGCGGTTCTAAAAACGCGAAAACCAGTACCTGGGGCGTTAGTGATTGGACCCAAGGCGTATTCGGCGTACGCCACACTTGCACTTGGATCGGCCTTAGCATTGTTTTTGTATCCGCATTCTGTTACTGGCATCTTGAGTTCAAAAGGACGCGGTGTCATTAAACGCAATGCTGCCTTTCTTCCAGCCTATTCTTTTATTTTAGGCTTCATTGCACTCCTTGGGATCATGGCAATTGCAGCTGGTGTTCATACGAAAAATCCTAATATGTCGGTTCCATTGCTCTTGCTAAAAGAGTTCCCTGGATGGTTTGCGGGCTTTGCTTTTTCTGCTATTGCCATTGGCGCTTTAGTACCAGCATCAATCATGTCCATTGCGGCAGGTAATTTATTTACACGCAATATTTTCCGCGAATATATCTCGCCAAATACTTCAACGAGTACAGAAGCGATGGTAGCAAAAGTGGTGACGCTTGTTGTGCAATTGGGCGCTTTGCTCTTTATTGTTGCACTGCCAGCAACGCTTGCCATTAACTTTCAACTTCTCGGAGGTATCTGGATTTTACAAACCTTACCTGCTTTGATTTTTAGCTTATATACGCGGTGGTTTCATCGCTATGCACTCTTGCTGGGATGGTTATCCGGTATGGCTGTCGGCACATGGATGGCGATTGCACAAAACTTCAAATCCTCTGTGTATGCCCTGCATTTTGGACATACGGTGATTCCAGGCTATGCGGCAGTATGGGCACTGATTGCCAATGTCATTGTGTTGGTTGTGTTCAGTCTTCTCTTTCATGCACTGCGTGTTCACAATGGGAACGATATGACGAAAGCGGAAGATTATGAAGAGGAGCATTCTGATTCTGTATTGGCTTAA
- a CDS encoding DUF3311 domain-containing protein, which yields MDQSSKKKGKRGWLWLLLLPYIFTLFPQFYSTYQPTLWGFPFFYWYQFLWVIISALLTWIVYVMTK from the coding sequence ATGGATCAGTCATCGAAGAAGAAAGGCAAACGCGGATGGCTATGGTTATTACTTTTGCCTTATATTTTCACATTGTTTCCACAATTCTATTCAACTTATCAGCCGACGCTGTGGGGATTTCCGTTTTTTTATTGGTATCAATTTCTATGGGTGATTATCAGTGCGTTGTTGACGTGGATTGTATATGTGATGACAAAATAG
- the ppk2 gene encoding polyphosphate kinase 2: MAKKIRSEDSNKIVQLEGNQTSDVQLEEHIKKNVITTKKGQSLKEEMKREYQETLYRLQVELVKFQREMIEKQERVLIIFEGRDAGGKDGTIKRIAEHLSPRETRIVALGKPSDRDITSWYFQRYVAHLPAASELVLFNRSWYNRAGVERVMDFCTDQEYEEFMNTVPLFEQMLVQSGIRVLKYYLDISKKEQKKRLKERRLDPLKQWKWSPIDEQSVKHWKDYSEARNAMFARTHHVLAPWYVVQADDKRVARIHIMKHILSQFTYPDKDLELTLNQSDIVFAYDEVHVQDGTIVR; encoded by the coding sequence GTGGCAAAAAAAATAAGGTCGGAAGATTCAAACAAGATTGTTCAGCTAGAGGGTAACCAAACATCTGATGTGCAGCTAGAAGAGCATATAAAGAAAAACGTCATAACAACAAAAAAGGGGCAAAGTCTTAAAGAAGAAATGAAGCGTGAGTACCAAGAGACGCTGTATCGACTACAGGTTGAATTGGTAAAATTTCAGCGTGAAATGATTGAAAAACAGGAACGAGTACTCATTATTTTTGAAGGCCGCGACGCCGGAGGAAAAGACGGAACGATCAAGCGCATCGCAGAACACTTAAGTCCGCGTGAAACAAGGATAGTTGCTCTGGGAAAGCCGTCTGATAGAGATATTACAAGTTGGTATTTTCAGCGGTATGTGGCCCATCTTCCGGCGGCGAGTGAATTGGTCTTGTTTAATCGAAGTTGGTATAATCGGGCAGGTGTTGAGCGCGTTATGGATTTTTGTACAGATCAAGAGTACGAAGAATTCATGAACACAGTACCTCTGTTTGAACAAATGTTGGTTCAATCGGGGATTCGAGTACTAAAGTATTATTTGGATATTAGTAAGAAAGAACAAAAGAAAAGGCTTAAAGAGCGTCGCTTAGATCCTCTGAAGCAGTGGAAATGGAGTCCGATTGACGAGCAAAGCGTTAAACATTGGAAAGATTATAGTGAGGCTCGCAATGCAATGTTTGCTCGTACACACCATGTGCTAGCTCCTTGGTATGTTGTGCAAGCAGATGATAAGCGAGTAGCGCGTATTCATATCATGAAGCATATTCTTTCGCAGTTTACTTATCCTGATAAAGATCTTGAACTGACCTTGAATCAATCAGACATTGTATTCGCCTATGATGAAGTACATGTACAAGATGGTACAATTGTGCGGTAG
- the groL gene encoding chaperonin GroEL (60 kDa chaperone family; promotes refolding of misfolded polypeptides especially under stressful conditions; forms two stacked rings of heptamers to form a barrel-shaped 14mer; ends can be capped by GroES; misfolded proteins enter the barrel where they are refolded when GroES binds) — MAKDIKFREDARRAMLRGVDALADAVKVTLGPRGRNVVLERKFGSPLITNDGVTIAKEIELEDTFENMGAQLVKEVATKTNDIAGDGTTTATVLAQAMIREGLKNVTSGANPMVLRKGIEQAVERAVLEIRSISKPVEGRESIAQAASVSAGDDAIGELIADAMEKVGKDGVITVEESKGFTMELEVVEGMQFDRGYISPYMVTDADKMEAVLDDPYLLITDKKIGNIQEILPVLERVVQSGRPLLIVAEDMEGEALATLVVNKLRGTFTAVGVKAPGFGDRRKAMLQDIAILTGGQVISEELGLELKSTTIDQLGRARQVRVSKENTIIVDGSGVRTDIDARVNQIRIQLEETTSDFDREKLQERLAKLAGGVAVIKVGAATETELKEKKLRIEDALNTTRAAVEEGLVPGGGTALVNAIRALDELTVTGDELTGVNIVRRALEAPVRQIADNAGLEGAIIVERLKKEKVGTGFNAATGEWVDMFSVGIVDAAKVTRSALQNAASVAAMFLTTEAVVADKPEKDKGAMPGGGMGGMGGMDMM; from the coding sequence ATGGCTAAAGATATTAAGTTTCGCGAAGATGCTCGTCGTGCCATGTTGCGCGGTGTTGATGCACTTGCGGACGCGGTAAAAGTAACACTTGGACCACGTGGACGCAACGTCGTTTTAGAGCGCAAGTTTGGTTCTCCGCTTATCACCAATGACGGAGTTACCATTGCTAAGGAAATTGAGTTAGAAGATACATTTGAAAACATGGGCGCACAACTTGTTAAAGAAGTAGCAACCAAAACAAATGATATCGCAGGTGACGGTACAACCACTGCAACTGTCCTTGCACAAGCGATGATTCGCGAAGGCTTGAAAAATGTAACATCTGGTGCAAATCCGATGGTATTGCGTAAAGGAATTGAGCAAGCTGTTGAGCGCGCTGTATTGGAGATTCGCAGCATTTCTAAGCCTGTTGAAGGCCGTGAAAGTATTGCTCAAGCCGCTTCAGTTTCAGCTGGCGATGATGCAATCGGCGAACTGATCGCAGATGCCATGGAGAAAGTCGGTAAAGACGGTGTGATCACGGTTGAGGAATCCAAAGGTTTCACCATGGAGCTCGAAGTGGTTGAAGGCATGCAGTTTGACCGTGGATATATCTCTCCTTATATGGTGACAGATGCAGATAAAATGGAAGCAGTCTTAGACGATCCTTACTTGCTCATCACCGATAAGAAGATTGGAAATATCCAAGAAATTTTACCTGTGTTGGAGCGCGTTGTTCAGTCGGGTCGTCCATTGTTAATCGTTGCAGAAGACATGGAAGGCGAAGCACTTGCTACTCTTGTAGTGAATAAGCTCCGCGGTACATTTACAGCTGTTGGCGTTAAAGCTCCTGGTTTTGGCGATCGCCGCAAAGCGATGTTGCAAGATATCGCGATTCTCACAGGTGGTCAAGTAATCAGTGAAGAACTTGGTCTTGAACTAAAGAGTACGACCATCGATCAACTCGGTCGTGCACGTCAAGTTCGCGTGTCTAAGGAAAACACGATTATTGTTGATGGCTCAGGCGTGCGCACCGATATCGATGCACGTGTCAACCAAATTCGCATTCAATTAGAAGAAACAACATCTGATTTTGACCGCGAAAAATTGCAAGAGCGCCTCGCAAAATTGGCTGGTGGCGTAGCTGTGATTAAAGTCGGTGCTGCTACTGAAACAGAACTCAAAGAAAAGAAACTCCGCATCGAAGATGCATTGAATACTACGCGTGCTGCAGTTGAAGAAGGCCTTGTGCCTGGCGGCGGTACTGCACTTGTCAATGCGATTAGAGCACTTGATGAACTCACAGTAACTGGTGATGAATTGACTGGCGTGAATATCGTCCGTCGTGCACTAGAAGCTCCTGTTCGTCAAATCGCTGACAATGCAGGTCTCGAAGGTGCTATTATCGTTGAGCGCCTGAAGAAAGAAAAAGTGGGAACAGGCTTTAATGCAGCTACAGGTGAATGGGTTGACATGTTTAGCGTCGGAATTGTCGATGCAGCAAAAGTAACACGTTCAGCATTGCAAAATGCTGCTTCTGTTGCAGCTATGTTCTTAACCACTGAAGCAGTTGTGGCAGATAAACCTGAAAAAGATAAGGGTGCAATGCCTGGTGGCGGTATGGGCGGCATGGGCGGTATGGATATGATGTAA
- the groES gene encoding co-chaperone GroES, which produces MIKPLGDRIVLRMLEREEKTSSGIVLPDSAKEKPQEAEVVAAGPGRYEDGKLVALEVKVGDHVIFSKFAGTEVKYEGTEYLIVRESDILGVL; this is translated from the coding sequence ATGATTAAACCACTCGGTGATCGCATCGTGTTACGGATGCTTGAGCGTGAAGAGAAGACCTCAAGCGGAATTGTATTGCCAGATAGCGCTAAAGAAAAGCCACAAGAGGCAGAAGTTGTTGCAGCAGGTCCTGGTCGTTATGAAGATGGCAAGTTAGTAGCATTAGAAGTCAAAGTAGGCGACCATGTGATTTTTTCGAAGTTCGCAGGAACAGAAGTTAAGTACGAAGGTACTGAATATCTGATCGTACGTGAATCCGACATTCTTGGCGTTCTGTAA